One region of Haloprofundus salilacus genomic DNA includes:
- a CDS encoding class I SAM-dependent methyltransferase, giving the protein MKGQEWYQADDVAREYDSKRFSKGGRLIDRREKKAVLSALGPVEEKNVLEIACGTGRFTVALAERGANVVGLDISAAMMAQGRQKARSAGVGDRIEFIRGDAARLPFPDDHFDAVMAMRFFHLADTPAKFLAEMCRVSKEQVFFDTFNSFSTRVVYNWLLPMGSHLYSREDVERLLEGAGLRLADESHDFILPYGLYRKIPNGIAGELRELDETIRNNALGEKLASVSYWNAEVV; this is encoded by the coding sequence GTGAAAGGACAGGAGTGGTACCAGGCCGACGACGTAGCCCGCGAGTACGACTCGAAGCGGTTCTCGAAGGGCGGGAGACTCATCGACCGCCGCGAGAAGAAGGCGGTGCTGTCGGCGCTCGGACCGGTCGAAGAGAAGAACGTGCTCGAAATCGCGTGCGGAACCGGTCGTTTCACCGTCGCGCTCGCCGAACGCGGAGCCAACGTCGTCGGACTCGACATCTCGGCGGCGATGATGGCGCAGGGCCGACAGAAAGCGCGGAGCGCGGGCGTCGGCGACCGCATCGAGTTCATCCGCGGCGACGCCGCCCGACTGCCGTTTCCCGACGACCATTTCGACGCCGTAATGGCGATGCGATTTTTCCACCTCGCGGACACCCCCGCGAAGTTCCTCGCGGAAATGTGTCGCGTCTCCAAAGAACAGGTGTTTTTCGACACGTTCAACAGTTTCAGCACGCGCGTCGTCTACAACTGGCTGTTGCCGATGGGGTCGCACCTCTACTCGCGCGAGGACGTCGAGCGCCTACTCGAAGGCGCGGGTCTCCGCTTGGCCGACGAGTCGCACGACTTCATCCTCCCGTACGGTCTCTACCGGAAGATCCCCAACGGTATCGCCGGAGAACTCCGGGAGTTAGACGAGACAATTCGAAACAATGCGCTCGGCGAGAAGCTCGCGTCGGTGTCGTACTGGAACGCGGAAGTCGTGTAG
- a CDS encoding MBL fold metallo-hydrolase, which translates to MESSVRRVSVSVATRAPTGATNAYLVGDDPAVLVDPAARTSALDAFVAQANVKHVAVTHTHPDHVGAVADYAEETGATVWARRWREERFERATGVEPDRTFAEGTEIATDAGPVTVFDAPGHAVDHVAFGVGEGRQRILCGDLAVVEGSVVVGAPEGDVRAYLTALRRLRAKRPVRLLPGHGPEIADPSATLERLIRHRLDRERAVETAIRGGASTVDDVVNAAYEKDLTGVEDLAKATVAAHVEKLARAGRVGWDPEGGTVRPAD; encoded by the coding sequence ATGGAGTCGAGCGTTCGCCGGGTCTCCGTCTCCGTCGCCACCCGCGCGCCGACCGGCGCGACGAACGCGTACCTCGTCGGCGACGACCCCGCAGTTCTGGTCGACCCCGCCGCGCGGACCAGCGCGCTCGACGCCTTCGTCGCCCAGGCGAACGTCAAGCACGTCGCCGTCACACACACCCACCCGGATCACGTGGGCGCGGTCGCCGACTACGCCGAGGAGACCGGCGCGACGGTGTGGGCGCGTCGCTGGCGCGAAGAGCGATTCGAACGAGCGACCGGCGTCGAACCTGACCGGACGTTCGCCGAGGGGACCGAGATAGCGACCGACGCCGGGCCGGTCACCGTCTTCGACGCGCCGGGCCACGCCGTCGACCACGTCGCGTTCGGTGTCGGCGAGGGACGCCAGCGGATTCTCTGCGGTGATTTGGCCGTCGTCGAGGGGAGCGTCGTCGTCGGCGCGCCCGAAGGCGACGTGCGCGCGTACCTGACAGCGCTCCGTCGATTGCGCGCGAAGCGTCCGGTGCGGCTCCTGCCGGGGCACGGACCGGAGATCGCCGACCCGAGCGCGACGCTCGAACGACTGATTCGGCACCGACTCGACAGGGAGCGAGCGGTAGAAACGGCGATTCGGGGCGGCGCATCGACTGTCGACGACGTGGTCAACGCGGCCTACGAGAAGGACCTCACTGGGGTCGAGGATCTCGCGAAGGCGACGGTGGCGGCCCACGTCGAGAAGCTGGCGCGCGCAGGGCGGGTCGGGTGGGACCCCGAAGGCGGGACGGTTCGGCCGGCGGACTGA
- a CDS encoding MarR family transcriptional regulator: protein MSTTTAETNQQDRLSNTEFRDRLRELPPSAKLVAKVLEGDAPLSQGQLAEESLLPDRTVRYALNRLEESDLVGSRYSFKDARKQVYFLNT, encoded by the coding sequence ATGAGCACCACGACCGCAGAGACCAACCAGCAAGACCGCCTCTCGAACACCGAATTTCGCGACCGCCTTCGTGAACTTCCGCCGAGCGCTAAACTCGTCGCCAAGGTTCTGGAGGGTGACGCGCCACTGTCGCAGGGGCAACTCGCCGAGGAATCGCTGCTCCCCGACCGGACCGTCCGCTACGCGCTGAACCGCCTCGAAGAGTCCGACCTCGTGGGGTCGCGCTACAGCTTCAAGGACGCTCGCAAGCAGGTGTACTTCCTCAACACGTAA
- a CDS encoding radical SAM protein, whose product MTDPADLRVTLVDGYVDEPAHFGVPPYISTYPRFTAGAMVDAGVPEEQITYHTIDELRDDRRKWADVADADLFVYIGGMTVPGSYVGGTPAEPDEVKELAWTADGTTLMGGPIRFGVGEENAGGQDMERKDLDYDFVAKGDVEAAAYDLVDSGLEGFGNRMRDNEELDRWAAKGAFVVEQHPNHPHYLICEMETSRGCAYRCSFCTEPLYGNPSFRTADSVVKEVGNLYNRGARHFRLGRQADILAFGGDGEAPNPDALRRLYGGIREVAPDLGTLHLDNMNPITIARWPEESRECIRIIAEHNTPGDTAAFGLESADPVVQEENNLNVSADECFEAVKIVNEEGGWRPGEDPADAPTFGDEAASRLPKLLPGINLLHGLMGEREETFAHNKRFLHRVYDEGLMVRRINIRQVMAFDGTEMSSTGSQIAKEHKKLFKKYKREVREEIDRPMLKRVAPPGTVLENVHLEYHQDGTTFGRQLGTYPLLVGIPGERELGRTVDAAIVDYGYRSVTGVPHPLDVNTASMDELTAIPGLGRSKAGDVIVNRPYESADDVDDALAKFVSVGDGDVGSAD is encoded by the coding sequence ATGACCGACCCCGCCGACCTCAGGGTGACGCTCGTCGACGGATACGTCGACGAACCGGCGCACTTCGGCGTGCCGCCGTACATCTCGACGTACCCGCGCTTCACCGCCGGTGCGATGGTCGACGCCGGGGTGCCCGAGGAGCAGATCACGTACCACACCATCGACGAACTCCGCGACGACAGGCGAAAGTGGGCCGACGTCGCCGACGCGGACCTGTTCGTCTACATCGGCGGGATGACCGTTCCCGGCAGCTACGTCGGTGGGACGCCCGCCGAACCCGACGAGGTGAAAGAACTCGCGTGGACCGCCGACGGGACAACGCTCATGGGCGGTCCCATCCGCTTCGGCGTCGGCGAGGAGAACGCGGGCGGCCAAGACATGGAACGGAAAGATCTCGACTACGACTTCGTCGCGAAGGGCGACGTCGAGGCGGCCGCCTACGACCTCGTCGACAGCGGCCTAGAGGGGTTCGGAAACCGGATGCGCGACAACGAGGAACTCGACCGCTGGGCCGCCAAGGGCGCGTTCGTCGTCGAACAGCATCCGAACCATCCGCACTATCTGATCTGCGAGATGGAGACCTCCCGCGGCTGCGCCTACCGCTGTTCATTCTGCACGGAGCCGCTCTACGGGAATCCGTCCTTCCGGACCGCCGACTCCGTCGTCAAGGAGGTCGGGAACCTCTACAACCGCGGGGCGCGACATTTCCGCCTCGGCCGCCAGGCCGACATCCTCGCGTTCGGCGGTGACGGCGAAGCGCCGAACCCGGACGCGCTCCGCCGACTCTACGGCGGCATCCGCGAGGTAGCTCCCGATCTGGGGACACTCCACCTCGACAACATGAACCCCATCACCATCGCGCGGTGGCCCGAGGAGTCCAGAGAGTGCATCCGCATTATCGCCGAGCACAACACGCCGGGCGATACTGCTGCATTCGGCCTCGAATCGGCCGACCCCGTCGTCCAGGAGGAGAACAACCTCAACGTGAGCGCCGACGAGTGCTTCGAGGCGGTGAAAATCGTCAACGAGGAGGGCGGGTGGCGACCCGGCGAAGACCCCGCGGACGCACCGACGTTCGGCGACGAAGCCGCGAGCCGCCTCCCCAAACTGCTCCCCGGCATCAACCTCCTGCACGGACTGATGGGCGAGCGCGAGGAAACGTTCGCGCACAATAAGCGGTTCCTCCATCGGGTGTACGACGAGGGGCTGATGGTCCGCCGCATCAACATCCGACAAGTGATGGCGTTCGACGGCACCGAGATGTCGTCGACCGGGTCGCAGATCGCGAAGGAGCACAAGAAACTGTTCAAGAAGTACAAACGGGAGGTCCGCGAGGAGATAGACCGGCCGATGCTCAAGCGCGTCGCGCCGCCCGGGACGGTGCTGGAGAACGTCCACCTCGAATACCATCAGGACGGCACGACGTTCGGCCGCCAACTCGGGACGTACCCCCTCCTCGTCGGCATCCCCGGCGAGCGCGAACTCGGCCGAACCGTCGACGCGGCCATCGTCGACTACGGCTACCGCTCGGTGACGGGCGTGCCGCACCCGCTCGACGTCAACACTGCGTCGATGGACGAACTCACCGCGATTCCCGGTCTCGGCAGGTCGAAAGCGGGCGACGTCATCGTCAACCGACCGTACGAGTCGGCGGACGACGTGGACGACGCCCTCGCGAAGTTCGTCAGCGTCGGCGACGGCGACGTGGGAAGCGCCGACTGA
- a CDS encoding glycosyltransferase family 2 protein has product MELSVVVPTLNSRDQLAASLDALAAAAPDAEVIVVNGPSADGTTGMVRDRDDVDVLVEVSARTLNVARNAGIEVASGDAVAFVGQDLLVEETWRDAVVEGLAEADAVTGPTHRTLRAGMTTETPEHRRIRDREVTYFSGGNVAFRSETLTKLDGFDEYLETGGARDAAHRLAGLGGTVSWQADACVRREYETEADGGTDRRDLYWKYRALAYRLAKNYGLRPTTVRRTISHAGSDAYAAARDVARGEATPTGWVGNGRDVVVGISMGASDGLVARARDRSITRNPHGVSKRADRAVARYDWR; this is encoded by the coding sequence ATGGAACTCTCGGTCGTCGTCCCGACGCTCAACAGTCGGGACCAACTCGCCGCCAGCCTCGACGCGCTGGCGGCGGCCGCGCCGGACGCAGAGGTGATCGTCGTCAACGGTCCCTCGGCGGACGGGACGACCGGGATGGTCCGCGACCGAGACGACGTGGACGTGCTCGTCGAAGTGTCGGCGCGGACGCTGAACGTCGCCCGCAACGCGGGCATCGAAGTCGCCTCCGGCGACGCCGTCGCCTTCGTCGGTCAAGACCTGCTCGTCGAGGAGACGTGGCGCGACGCCGTCGTCGAGGGACTGGCCGAGGCCGACGCGGTCACCGGCCCGACCCACCGAACGCTACGCGCGGGAATGACGACCGAGACGCCGGAACACCGTCGAATCCGTGACCGCGAGGTGACGTACTTTAGCGGCGGCAACGTCGCCTTCCGGAGCGAGACGCTGACCAAACTGGACGGCTTCGACGAATACCTCGAAACCGGCGGCGCGCGCGACGCGGCCCACCGCCTCGCCGGACTCGGCGGCACCGTCTCGTGGCAGGCCGACGCGTGCGTCCGCCGCGAGTACGAGACGGAAGCCGACGGCGGGACCGACCGTCGAGACCTCTACTGGAAGTACCGCGCGCTGGCGTACCGCCTCGCGAAGAACTACGGTCTCCGCCCAACCACCGTCCGACGAACGATATCGCACGCGGGCAGCGACGCGTACGCCGCCGCCCGCGACGTGGCCCGCGGCGAGGCGACGCCGACCGGATGGGTCGGCAACGGCCGAGACGTCGTCGTCGGCATCTCGATGGGTGCGTCCGACGGGTTGGTCGCCCGCGCCCGCGACCGCTCGATCACCCGCAACCCCCACGGCGTCTCCAAGCGCGCTGACCGCGCCGTCGCACGATACGACTGGCGGTGA
- a CDS encoding YkgJ family cysteine cluster protein, producing the protein MQSLEAELERATDLDTDELADAIESIGFECTRCGACCKGYTAEDGDEEPHTATVFPDEIRELNAKTPKEYDHRSDDVTSSPRSVPSREWRDVARPMPYGLAQSEDGDAEGETFEWALQTDACGDCTFYEEDENGTGACSVHENRPIICRTYPFSVDLGGTTQPMGEAVDGEGMVRAHECEGLGRDIAREDAEELAAALKARAVRELEEAIGVRDNYAPTERASGEVVVHDSEGAKRPDGTPR; encoded by the coding sequence GTGCAATCGCTCGAAGCAGAACTCGAACGCGCGACCGACCTCGACACCGACGAGTTAGCCGACGCTATCGAGTCGATCGGCTTCGAGTGCACGCGCTGCGGAGCCTGTTGTAAAGGGTACACCGCCGAGGACGGCGACGAGGAACCGCACACGGCGACCGTGTTTCCCGACGAAATTCGGGAGCTCAACGCGAAGACCCCGAAAGAGTACGACCACCGAAGCGACGATGTCACTTCGAGCCCCCGCTCGGTCCCCTCGCGGGAATGGCGCGACGTCGCCCGGCCGATGCCGTACGGACTCGCCCAGAGCGAAGACGGCGACGCGGAGGGCGAAACGTTCGAGTGGGCGCTACAGACCGACGCCTGCGGCGACTGCACGTTCTACGAGGAAGACGAGAACGGCACGGGCGCGTGTTCAGTCCACGAGAACCGCCCGATCATCTGTCGGACGTATCCGTTCTCCGTCGACCTCGGCGGGACGACCCAGCCGATGGGCGAGGCCGTCGACGGCGAGGGGATGGTCCGCGCCCACGAGTGCGAAGGGCTCGGCCGCGACATCGCTCGCGAGGACGCCGAGGAACTCGCAGCGGCGCTCAAGGCGCGCGCCGTCCGGGAACTCGAGGAGGCGATAGGCGTTCGAGACAACTATGCGCCGACGGAGCGAGCGTCTGGCGAGGTCGTCGTCCACGACTCCGAAGGGGCGAAACGACCGGACGGGACGCCGCGCTGA
- a CDS encoding TRAM domain-containing protein: protein MEISDKLLCLFSAEVRSDGDSYTVEIPRREVETGSIEAGETYRVALISREANSGASTGESASATDADEPQPPVEIGELRYVEIEDIGKQGDGIARVERGYVIIVPDADVGERVKIEITEVKSNFAVGEVIEDEF, encoded by the coding sequence TTGGAAATCTCAGATAAACTCCTGTGTCTGTTCAGCGCGGAAGTGCGCAGCGACGGCGACTCTTACACGGTCGAAATCCCGCGTCGGGAGGTCGAAACCGGATCTATCGAGGCGGGCGAGACGTACCGCGTCGCGCTCATCTCCCGCGAGGCGAACTCCGGCGCGTCGACCGGAGAGTCGGCGTCGGCGACCGACGCCGACGAACCGCAACCGCCGGTCGAAATCGGCGAACTGCGTTACGTCGAAATCGAAGATATCGGCAAGCAGGGCGACGGCATCGCCCGCGTCGAGCGCGGCTACGTCATCATCGTCCCGGACGCGGACGTCGGTGAACGGGTGAAGATAGAGATCACTGAAGTGAAATCGAACTTCGCCGTCGGCGAAGTCATCGAAGACGAGTTCTGA
- a CDS encoding sensor histidine kinase, whose product MSNEANTGEWSSSIPDEDSRPESFGLVNGLDALRSSPEFRGPVEPLDGQALNEHIALFYESLDDQLSVTVPFIRQGLEQDERCIYVVDEVSTETVVEAMRDYDIDVEAALESGALEFYTIGETYLRTGSFDPDDMIDFYASFIEETTAEYTALRVTAETSWILHNDTTISKFMEYESKVNTLFDEEPATALCQYDLNAVPSDVICDIIRTHPHLIYQNTVCHNFYYTPPSEFFEPDQPNREADRMLRTLVERTNAKVELSEKVEELEESNERLKRFAYIASHDLQEPLRMISSYLQLLELQYGDELDEEANEYIGFAVEGSDRMRDMVEGLLEYSRIDMQESSFQRVETDVILENAANDLQLKIEESGAEIIADSLPAVVGDPNQLEQVFSNLLSNAIKYSGDDTPRVEVTAERVDEGWRFSVADNGIGIDPAYADQIFEVFNRLHSNDEYQGTGIGLSLCQKILAHHGGRIWVESDPGEGSTFYFTLPGADTEGQSE is encoded by the coding sequence ATGAGTAACGAGGCGAACACCGGCGAGTGGTCGAGTTCGATTCCGGATGAGGACTCCCGCCCCGAGTCGTTCGGGTTGGTGAACGGACTCGACGCGCTGCGGTCAAGCCCCGAGTTCCGCGGCCCCGTCGAACCGCTCGACGGACAGGCGCTCAACGAACACATCGCGCTCTTCTACGAGAGTCTTGACGACCAGCTCTCCGTGACGGTGCCGTTCATCCGCCAGGGTCTCGAACAGGACGAACGGTGCATCTACGTCGTCGACGAGGTCTCGACGGAGACAGTCGTCGAGGCGATGCGCGACTACGATATCGACGTCGAGGCGGCCCTCGAATCCGGCGCTCTGGAGTTCTACACGATCGGCGAGACGTACCTCCGGACCGGGTCGTTCGACCCCGACGACATGATCGATTTCTACGCCTCCTTCATCGAGGAGACGACCGCGGAGTACACGGCCCTGCGCGTGACCGCCGAAACGTCGTGGATTCTCCACAACGACACGACGATCTCGAAGTTTATGGAGTACGAGAGCAAGGTGAACACTCTCTTCGACGAGGAGCCCGCCACCGCGCTCTGTCAGTACGATCTGAACGCAGTGCCGTCGGACGTCATCTGCGACATCATCCGCACGCACCCGCATCTCATCTACCAGAACACCGTCTGTCACAACTTCTACTACACGCCGCCGAGCGAGTTCTTCGAACCCGACCAGCCGAACCGGGAGGCCGACCGGATGCTCCGCACGCTCGTGGAGCGGACGAACGCGAAGGTGGAACTGAGCGAGAAAGTCGAGGAGCTCGAGGAGTCGAACGAGCGGCTGAAGCGGTTCGCCTACATCGCCAGCCACGACCTCCAGGAGCCGCTGCGGATGATCTCGAGCTACCTTCAACTCCTCGAACTGCAGTACGGTGACGAGCTCGACGAGGAGGCGAACGAGTACATCGGGTTCGCCGTCGAAGGCTCCGACCGCATGCGGGATATGGTTGAAGGACTGCTGGAGTACTCGCGGATCGACATGCAGGAGTCGTCGTTCCAACGGGTCGAGACCGACGTCATCCTCGAGAACGCCGCGAACGACCTCCAGTTGAAGATCGAGGAGAGCGGCGCCGAGATCATCGCCGACTCGCTTCCGGCGGTCGTCGGCGACCCGAACCAGCTCGAGCAGGTGTTCAGCAACCTCCTCTCGAACGCTATCAAGTACAGCGGCGACGATACGCCACGCGTGGAAGTCACGGCGGAACGCGTCGACGAGGGCTGGCGGTTCTCGGTCGCGGACAACGGCATCGGCATCGACCCGGCGTACGCCGACCAGATATTCGAGGTCTTCAACCGGCTCCACTCGAACGACGAGTACCAAGGGACGGGAATCGGCCTCTCGCTCTGTCAGAAGATCCTCGCCCACCACGGCGGCCGCATCTGGGTCGAGTCCGACCCCGGCGAGGGGTCGACGTTCTACTTCACGCTCCCCGGCGCCGACACGGAGGGCCAGTCGGAGTGA
- a CDS encoding PPOX class F420-dependent oxidoreductase: MIPSSHVDILEKESFAHVATILPDGTPQVTPVWVDHDDREAILINTARGRRKEKNIKQNPNVSVSVLDPEDPYRYISVRGEATLTEEGAVDHINKLAKKYMDVDEYPHLGDESGPRVIVRIPVDHVVTSG; encoded by the coding sequence GTGATTCCATCGTCGCACGTCGACATTCTGGAGAAGGAGTCGTTCGCCCACGTCGCCACGATACTGCCCGACGGAACGCCGCAGGTGACGCCGGTCTGGGTCGACCACGACGACAGAGAGGCGATCCTGATAAACACCGCCCGCGGTCGTCGTAAGGAGAAGAACATCAAACAGAACCCGAACGTGAGCGTCTCGGTGCTCGATCCCGAGGACCCGTACCGCTACATCTCGGTGCGCGGGGAGGCGACGCTCACCGAAGAAGGGGCCGTCGACCACATCAACAAACTCGCGAAGAAGTATATGGACGTCGACGAGTACCCCCACCTCGGCGACGAGTCCGGCCCGCGCGTCATCGTGCGCATCCCCGTCGACCACGTCGTCACCAGCGGCTGA
- a CDS encoding sugar porter family MFS transporter has product MSARASDGSGFGDYDRFVYVTAALAALNGLLFGFDTGIISGAFLYIERSFQMTTLFGVRLGTAWVEGLVVSGALVGAVAGAAVGGRLADRIGRRRLILVGAVVFFVGSLLMAVAPTVEILVIGRIIDGLAIGFASMVGPLYISEISPPKIRGSLVSLNQLAVTSGILVSYFVNYAFADSGAWRVMLGAGMVPAVVLGVGMLFMPESPRWLVEQGREDDAREVLSKTRDETTVSEEIAEIKETVAVESNNLRELLEPWVRPMLVVGIGLAAFQQVTGINTVIYYAPTILSSTGFGDSASILATVGIGVVNVVMTVVAISLIDRVGRRPLLLVGLGGMSLTLVVLGAVFYLPGLSGILGWVATGSLMLYVAFFAIGLGPVFWLLISEIYPLSVRGSAAGVATVVNWAANLAVALTFLQVVELLGQSGTFWLYAALSLAGLAFCYFLVPETKGRSLEEIEADFRESAVGSNAVTTTGDGTPEDD; this is encoded by the coding sequence ATGAGCGCACGAGCTAGCGACGGGTCGGGATTCGGCGACTACGACCGATTCGTCTACGTGACCGCAGCTCTGGCGGCGTTGAACGGACTCCTGTTCGGCTTCGATACAGGCATCATCTCCGGGGCGTTTCTCTACATCGAGCGCTCGTTCCAGATGACGACGCTGTTCGGGGTACGGCTCGGGACGGCGTGGGTCGAGGGACTGGTCGTGAGCGGGGCGCTCGTCGGTGCCGTCGCGGGCGCGGCCGTCGGCGGTCGCCTCGCGGACCGAATCGGCCGCCGTCGACTCATCCTCGTCGGAGCGGTGGTGTTCTTCGTCGGGTCGCTCCTGATGGCCGTCGCACCGACGGTCGAGATACTGGTCATCGGGCGTATCATCGACGGCCTCGCCATCGGCTTCGCCTCGATGGTCGGGCCGCTGTACATCTCCGAGATATCCCCGCCGAAGATTCGCGGGTCGCTCGTCTCGCTGAACCAGTTGGCGGTGACCAGCGGCATCCTCGTCTCGTACTTCGTCAACTACGCGTTCGCCGACTCCGGGGCGTGGCGCGTCATGCTCGGCGCCGGGATGGTTCCCGCCGTGGTTCTCGGCGTCGGGATGCTGTTCATGCCCGAGAGTCCCCGGTGGCTCGTCGAACAGGGTAGAGAAGACGACGCCCGAGAGGTGCTGTCGAAGACGCGCGACGAGACGACGGTGTCCGAGGAGATCGCCGAGATAAAGGAGACCGTCGCCGTCGAGTCCAACAACCTCCGCGAACTGCTCGAACCGTGGGTCCGCCCGATGCTCGTCGTCGGTATCGGACTCGCGGCGTTCCAGCAGGTGACCGGCATCAACACGGTCATCTACTATGCGCCGACCATCCTCTCGTCGACCGGGTTCGGCGACTCAGCGTCCATCCTCGCGACGGTCGGCATCGGCGTCGTCAACGTCGTGATGACCGTCGTCGCTATCTCGCTCATCGACCGGGTCGGCCGTCGACCCCTCCTGCTCGTCGGTCTCGGCGGGATGTCGCTGACGCTCGTCGTATTGGGCGCGGTGTTCTACCTCCCGGGTCTTTCCGGAATTCTGGGGTGGGTGGCGACGGGGAGCCTGATGCTCTACGTCGCCTTCTTCGCCATCGGTCTCGGCCCGGTGTTCTGGCTGCTCATCTCCGAAATCTACCCGCTGTCGGTCCGCGGGTCGGCGGCGGGCGTGGCGACGGTCGTCAACTGGGCAGCGAACCTCGCCGTCGCGCTCACGTTCCTGCAGGTCGTCGAGCTGCTGGGGCAGAGCGGAACGTTCTGGCTCTACGCGGCGCTGAGTCTCGCCGGACTCGCGTTCTGTTACTTCCTCGTACCGGAGACGAAAGGTCGTTCGCTGGAGGAGATCGAGGCCGACTTCCGCGAGAGCGCGGTCGGCAGCAACGCGGTGACCACGACCGGCGACGGGACGCCCGAGGACGACTGA
- a CDS encoding response regulator, with translation MTHDADDRTLEILLVEDNLGDVRLLEMGFDQTNIDETFHVATDGEEALDFLFRRDGYESASHPDVVLLDLNLPKLNGIEVLERMQSRSKLRSVPVVVLTSSQSEDDRATSLERGASAYLSKPVDPSSFVSLAEAIAEFVDSGRLPEPFAE, from the coding sequence ATGACACACGACGCAGACGACCGAACGCTCGAGATACTGTTAGTGGAGGACAACCTCGGCGACGTCCGTCTACTCGAAATGGGGTTCGACCAGACCAACATCGACGAGACGTTCCACGTCGCCACGGACGGCGAGGAGGCGCTGGATTTTCTGTTCCGACGCGACGGCTACGAGTCGGCGTCGCACCCGGACGTCGTTCTATTGGACCTGAACCTGCCGAAGCTGAACGGTATCGAAGTCCTCGAGAGGATGCAGTCCCGCTCCAAACTCCGATCGGTTCCGGTGGTCGTACTGACTAGTTCACAGTCCGAAGACGACCGCGCCACGAGTCTCGAACGCGGCGCGAGCGCGTACCTTTCGAAGCCGGTCGACCCGTCTTCGTTCGTCTCGCTCGCGGAGGCGATCGCCGAGTTCGTCGACTCCGGGCGACTCCCCGAGCCGTTCGCCGAGTGA